The sequence below is a genomic window from Lolium perenne isolate Kyuss_39 chromosome 4, Kyuss_2.0, whole genome shotgun sequence.
CATGTTTCCTCAAGGCCTCAACTAATGAGCAAACTTCAATTCAGGGCCGCGCATTTCCCCCTTCCCCTCTCTCTCGCTCAGTTGAGGGTCTCCCATCTGCTCCCGGctcctctctctcccctctcCGGCGGCTTAGCCGGCCGGAGTAGGTGGGAGGGAGGAGGCCGGCTTGTACATAGTAGCAGTAGGTTATCTAGTTGTAGTGTTTGGGCTTCGTCCCAGTCTGGCGTGATGCCGGTGGAGATTCGTCAGCCATGGCTTGCGGGCGGCGCATGTCGGCAGCAGGAGATGTTATTCCTGCTTCTGGAGCTTCAGAGGATGGAGCAGGCGAGCAGGGGAGCAGATCTTCCCTCCACAAGAGTCAATAATGCCCAGGTTTGTGCCAAGCTCGAGATCTATGTGTCTGCATCTCCCTCTTCTCTGGCCGGCCGCGGTGGCGAGGGGAAAAGGGGAGCTGATGCAGTGCCAGATGCTAAAGCTTGGTGGCAAGGGGGAGTTGCTATGCTTCGACGGCGGAAGCTTCCAAGCGACGACGAGATGCGCTGCCGCTACCTTTGGCAAAGGGGGCCGCTCCGCGCCTCTGGAGCTCCGGCTCAGAGGTTTTTTCTTCCTCCAACTAGGGAGGATCTTGGACTTCAGCGCGACACATCAACACCGGTTCCGGAtcaagtggtttcgtccccgaTCTGGATCAGGTGGCCACTGCCACGAGGTCGGCCATGGCGTCGGTGGAGGAGGACCGGATCACGTTTTATTTTTCTCTTCGAGGTCCTCTTAGCAAAAAACAAGGACTATGTTGTAATTTCAGTTCTTTTTCTATTCCTTGCTGTAATTTCATCCCACCGCTATAAATGAAGCTTCTAGGGCCTTCAGGCCCTACCCCTGTTCAAAATAAAAACTAATGAGCAGCTCTGTGTTCACGCGAGTGGCAGATGCACCACTCCATCCGTTCTGtgtgttgtgaagtgtacaagtagattgtctagccctttccatcagttcggacttttggttcaagtggctagtgcatgaagcttaacatggtatcagagcccaggtctcgagttcaaatcctgtctttcacatggttttcgcaattaagcctaaaaattgttgttgcctccctcttacatggttttcgcaattaagcctaaaaattgctgttgcccccctctttagccaccgctgtttcggtgtgctcttcttctttcacgtgttgactttctcttctcctgtcacacgcgagtgggggtgttgtgaagtgtacaagtagattgtctagccctttccatcagttcggacttttggttcaagtggctagtgcatgaagcttaacactgTGTTCACAGGAGCAGGAAAGAGGGAGGCAGAGAAGTTGTTCCTctcccccgcaaaaaaaaaaagagagaagttgTTCCTCTCCTTGACGTGGCCCCAACAGCAAAGCAATAGGGAAACTTTTGGGGTATCCTTCTAAATAAAATAATACTCtccatgatcatgagttaccattaGAAACAAAGGGTGTTTTGCTGATTACTACATATACACAACAACCAGAAATAAAATGAACATGCTAAGGCTAGAAAGATAGACCAGCTGTCAAAACAGCAAAGATGGACACCATCGAGTAAGCAGCTGTAATGGCGTTGATGACAACCAAATACCTGAAAGAAGAAGAAAATTGCTCTGTTTATAGTGCAGTAAACAGTGGAGTGGAGAGGCGCCAAACAGGTTCTAGTAATACAATCCCATGAGAAACTGAAACAATCAAAGTAATTTTCCTCCCCTTCACCACAAACTTATTGTTCTATACAGATTGATCCCTCTTAATTAATTAGTACATGATTGTTAGCTTCTCTGTTGGACTTCTACTGATGTTGGCACTAAAACATGTGGGAAGGTGTTGAAAGAACTTGATACATTGTTCGGCCAATGAAAATATTGTTCTGCCCATGAAAATATGCATAATTTGAATGTTGGATCTAGAGATGCAAAGTGGAATACAGCTCCCGGAAAATCATCGTATTGTTTTAAAGATAGTAAATCTAAAAGAAAGATCTAGCAAATCCGGGGTGGGATtgttactccctccggttcatattaattgactcggcAGGAGGAGTATTGTTTTTGACTGTGCTGTACCTGAGCATATAGGTCTTATTTGCTGAAAACTAAAATTTAATATTTGACCATATAGTTTCAGGAGACTACATTATTGAACTGAATATTGCACAACATTTTAGACTGGAGTTTTGCAAGGACATTAATACCGGTGACAGTGAAAAATCAGAGCATCCCAAGTCTGTTCTCTGCAAGTCGGGTCGATAGTGCTGAACTGTTAGAATTTGCACGCCTATCAGTTGAGCAATCGGTATAGAATATCTCTCTATGAATTTAAATGTCAAGCTGTTCAATATGTTCACTAGTCAGTGGTAGTATTTACTTTGTTCATCAGCATAGGCAAGATATGGAGTCAGTCAGCTCAACAAATTTGACGCATCGCCGAAAAGTTCGGCGGAACTGCTTGGAACTCGTGCTCGACGCCGTTGATCTCGATGAGGCTGCAGCCGAGCACCTCCGACATGGCGCGCAAGTGCCGGAGGCCGTCCTCGACGAAACCGGCATGGCAGCACGCGGAGAGCACGCCGAGGAAGGTCACTTTGTTTGGTTTCACGCCGGCTCGACGCATGTCTGCGAAGAGCTCCAGCGCGTCCTCGAGCCCCGAGATCATGGACGTGTAGGTATACACGTCCCGCCGCGCCATGGCGTCGAACACCTCAGCGGCCTGCTCCACCGCGCCGCACTTGGCGTAGATGTCGAGCAGCGCGTTGCCGACGACACCGTCAACGGCATTCCTTCCGGTCCTGCCCATGTATGCGTGAACCCACCTGCCAGCGTCGAGCGCGCCAAGCCGCGCACACgcgccgaggacggcgacgaaCATAGCGTCGTCTGGACGCGCACGCTGCTGCTCAAGCATCTCCCGGAACAGCGCCAGCGCCTCACGGGGCTCGCCGGCGCGCGCGTGCGCGGAGATCATCGTGTTCCAGGTCACCACGTTCTTGGCCGGCAGTCACCATAGTATGGAAGCACCGGAGCGCGGCCGCCGTGCGCCGTGTCACCGCATTTTGCGTACATGTCGACCAGCGGGGCCACCCCCACCAGTAGGACGCGCCGGTGCACCTCCCTGGCTAGCGCGAGGTCCCCGGCGCCGGCGCAGGCCTTGAATGCCGCCGGTGTGGCCACGGCGTCGACTACGACGGCGCCATCGTCCACCATAGCCAAGAACAGCGCCGCGGACTCGCGGAACAGGCCCAGACGCGCGTGGCCAGTCACCATGGTGTCTAGGACACAACGTCCAGCGCCGGGTCGCTGGCGAACTGCGACGGCGTGCCAGCCGCACGTGAGGTAGAGCGCGATGAGGGCGTCGCGGACGCCGCGCGGTACCGCCGTACCGGCGGTCGAGGCCAAGCTTCGCGGAGTGGGCGTGCAGTGCCGAGGCGGACACGTCGGGTGGCGCCGGGGAGGTGGCCATGCGCTTCAGGGCATGAGCAATGGAGGCAGCTGTCCAACTAGGCTTGGATAAAAAATTTGATATATGCATGCCATGTTATGATCCCATTAATATGTCTTTCTCATTTTATGACTGAAGAGGCTGCCTCCTGATGAAGAGACTACCTCCTTATCCGAACCTAATTTGGATCACGCGAACGAAGATAAAGTTGCGAGGCAGCACCCCTGGGGCTATGCATTGGCCATGCCCTCAGAACTGCCCGGAGCGCGGCCTCGTGAGGCGCGCCACCGTGACGGAGGGGtgtggggtggggtgggggagGGGGACGATGCGTACGTGGAGATAAGGACGGGCCCATCAAGAAGAATCTTTTCACTCCAATACAGTACCGCATAAAGTGAACTATATGGAAGGCTCAAATCACTAGGTAACTGTAGCGGTGTGGATATCAGCTTCGTCCCATATGAGCTGCAAAATATGTGCGTCCGATCGACGTAGACGGAGATGTCACCATCGAGCACGGTGCAGGGGCTTGACAACGGACGCGGCAGAGCAGATTGACGACGAGGAGTCGTTGAGCACGTCGGAGGCGAGGCAGGGGCTTCGTTGGAAGTTATGGAGGTGGTGGCGAGCAGACCCAGGTGAGGAGGCAGAGCTCGCGTGGCATTTCATGGCTGTGGCGGTGATTTTCCGTGAAGAAAAGGAGGGTAGCGGGGAGATGGAGAGAGTGGTGGCGAGGAGGAAAGGAAGTGGCTAAGGTTCTACAGGTGATATACCCTTTTTATGGAGATGAGCTGCAATGGGACATCCATCCATCATCGAACAACGACATGCGGAGGCATGGATGTCTTGCCGTACATTGGGAGGAAGAGAACAAGATGAGGAGAAAAGGTGGGCTACATCTACATGCGTTTTGGGCTCAAAGAAGGAAGCTGCCAGGAAGACATAAAGAGTTGGACTGAATCTCTTCTTATGGCCAGGAGTAGGCCGCACTCCTTCTCTTCTCTTTAATTTTTCTTCTCCCGTTTCCTTCGAATTTCTTCTGTCTTTCCtcacagtttttttttttgacgcAATGGGGAAAGGAGGGAAGCATTTTAGGTTCACAAAACACTTCCAAAAACTTCAGCTTTGAATTAAACAAGTTTTCAAATATCTTTAAAAAAATATTTATGATGAAGTTAAATAATAAAAGGGAGTTTTTTTATATAACCATAGGATTAATTTGCAAAACAAATTAGGGTTGCACAAaataatttttatggattttcaaaAGATGCAaagtgatatgatgcatgatgatgcacgaTGTCATGATGACATAAAaacaaaacaacaaaaaataatCTAATAGGGGTATTACCTTGGGCCGTTACAGTCATCAAAAGTATCGGATCTTCATTTATGAATCATCCAAAGGAATCTACAGCGTTGGACCAtttgacttgagtctacgcacggttgcaaacaTCTGTCCTTAGACTCAGGggctactctcatcgggagcgttggacgtgcacccgataaaatTATTGAAGAAGGAGAAAAACGAACCCGGGGACTTAATCCTGAGTAGGGTAATATTGTTTTACCATCGGCAGTTAACTAACATCGATTTATCGAGTAAGACTGGAATGTGTTTGGAAGCTACTGTTTTTTTGCGTGTATGGAATGTGTATGCAATATGTAGGCAAAATATGCAGTGTATTTGGATGTATATATAGGACGTATATGTAGTGTATATGTAGTTGAAGGGACGAAATCACCGCCAGCGGTCGATCGTGGGAGAAGAGCGTGTGCGGTGTGGTTGAGCATAGTTTAGTGCATTGTTCCGTGCCGTGAGTTTGTTTGGGTGTGGTGTGGCTAGGGGTGCAGGTGGTTGCGCTCTTCCGTATCATCCAGCTTCACTGTAAGCCAATCTCCGAGCTCATTCATGGCTGGTAACCTCTGTGTAGATTTTTGTTGTGTTTCTATGGTTTCTGCTGACATGTGTATTGGTTTTCATCCGGCTAATTTCATTGTAGAGCTATTTAGTTTGATCTTGAGCAGGGCAATATCGTGGGGCAAATTTTCCCCAAATTTTTTTCCCAAATATGTGGATTTAGCTCTTGAGCCCAGTAGTCTCTTTTGTTTTTGTGGGAGATTTTTGTAGTGTTGTGTGTGCAGGGATCTCTAGTCGGATGGCTCGAATTTTTATGTGGATGTGCTTTTCGTGTTGTGTCGCAAAGCTACTGTCGTTCTAGTAGTTTAATCCGCCACTGTCGTTCTAGTAGTTGCAGTACTATGGTAGATGTCTATCTTAGCATGTTTGTTGTTCTTCCTTAGGTGTTTATGAACTTGGATCATATTTTTGCAGTCTGGAGATTGTTTGCGGCAGCAATAGGTTTAGATGCCCTCGAGTATGGCCCTCCAGTCTACCTGCAATAACTTTGAGGCTTTTCTTACTTGATCTAGTTACATGAATTGGCCGTGGAATGTATCTGATTGATGAATCTATGAGACTGGTTTGGTAGATTTTTTGCAAATCAACTCTGTGTTTCTAGCTATCTTGCAGTACTATGATAGATCTATGAGTCTGGTAGCATGTTTGTTGTTCTTCCTCTGGGGTTTATGAACTTGGATCATATTTGCAAGATTTTTAGCATTTTTAGCAAAGCTAATATATGAAGCTACTGGCTTGATCTAGCATTTTTAGCTAGATTTTTTTGTTATATCTTTTTGAGATGCTTAAAAGAGTCCTCCGGGGTAACTCCTTACGGCATTCCAAAAAGAGAAATGCATTTGTGCTGTGACCATTGGAATCTCTTTATCTGCTTATGGTGGAGGGATTGATGGTTACTTGTTCTTTTTTGTAGGTTACAAGTGATCAGAAGCTACCATTTAGCTACCATTTATCTGTTTGACAGTATATTTGCAGTTTTTCTTATGCGTGATTTGATGCATATGCAGTGTATATGCATTGTGTTTATGCAATGTATATGCATCAGGATGAATATGTAGTGCATATGCACTCGCATATATATTTGTGTATGCATTTGTGTACACTATATATGCATTATATATGCATTTTTTGTGTATACACTATATGCAATGTGTTTGCATTGTATATACAAACTCGTTATTGCGGCGGTCCGCTCCGGATGGTACCcttgtcccccccccccccccccccccccaacataAGCACCAATAGTGAGATTTTTAGCCGCATAATCTTCTGAATTTTTTTAGACGTAGTTGTGAGATGAACCAGCATCACTTTGCATACTTGGTACGGCTCCAACTGAGCCTGAATTTTCAACTTATCATCCATATATACTGACAGCTTGTCATTTGACTAGATCTAGGAATGTATATGCAATGTAAATGTAGTGTATATGATCCGTATATGTCCGCGCATTTGTACTCCATGTACAGTGTATATGCATAGTATGTAGGATGTATATGCAGTTGGTATGTAATGTATATGCATTTGTATATGAAGTGTATATGCTCCATATATGAGATATATAAATATTGTATATGCAGTGTAAATGCAGTGTATATCTGGAATTTAATTTATGGCGTTTTATTGTGTTTCTGACTGTAGAGAAATGGGTAAAGTTCACACAAACCATGCTGGACCGATGAATTCTAACTCTCATTGGACCGATGAAGATGATTCCTCGGCAGGCATTGACTTTTTTGTACTTTGGTGACTTCAACATTAATTTTTCACTTCTGGGGGTTTTCTGATAATCAGAATACAGACATGAATGGTAACGAGTTTGATAAGGCTCTCATAGAGATTTACATGAAAAATGTAAGTTTCTTTTTGGAGATGTTTCCCGCATTTTTTACATTTGGTTTTCTTTGTTCTTGAATTTTTTAAGTGCCTTCAAAAAGATGTGAAAAGGAACTATGAGAATTGATAAATCACTTCTTCTTTTATTTGCAGAAAGTTAAGAGGCTAAAACTTAAAATCATGTCAACAAAAATACATGATCCATCAACTACCTATCACCAGATTTGTATATTCTACAACTTTTTTTTAATTAACTACTTTCTTCCAATTTTGTTTTTGAAAATTAGTGTTCAATATTAACTACTTTCCGTTCTATCACTCTCAATTTCATAATTAGTCACTTCCCTAATTAGTCACTTTcctaattttatttattttatattgtTTTTAATTATGCAGTCTAAGAAGGGTAGGATAGAACATGCAGAGACCATAGTTTCAATAAGGTATCCTGGCAAATTGTTTTCATCAGTAATCAAACGATTGACTCCTAAGCAGATATCTGTGATAGAAGAGTATGAGATGGATTGCATGTTGAAGTTTGTAAAAACAGATGTTCCACTTAGATTTGTAAAATGGATAGCAAGTGTTTTTGATACTAATGCCTCAGAAATCTAGTTAACAAAAAAGTTCATACATGTTACTAAACAAACAATTCACAACATTTTGGATCTTCCTATTGGTGGCATTGAGCTTGTACCGGATTGTGAAGCTGGTCGCGAGTTCCTCTTGTCGCATTTCCATGTTTCCTCAATTCCAAATGTGAACTTCTTCGCAAACAACCTAATATCTGGAGAAGAGTTGTCTGACGAAGATATTTTCATATGTTTCATGTCTGTCTGTTTCACGAGCTTCCTATGTCCAAATTCAAGCGTCTTACCAAGCATTCAATATTTTCATATATTCAAGGATTGAAAAAATGTCAGAAGATATAATCTTTCAAAGTTTGTTTATGATTGGTTAGTTAGTAGCATAAGAAGCTTCAAACATGCATTAAAGAAATTGTCAAACCCAGCACGTCGCTGTCCGATGAGGGATGGACATCCCATCGTAGCTCATCTCCATAAAAAGGGTACATCACCCGCAGAACCTTATCCACTTCCTTTCCTCCCCGCCGTCACTCTCTCCATCTCCTCGCTGCCCTCCTTTTCTTCACGGAAAATCACCACCACAGCCATGAAATGCCATGTGAGCTCTGCCTCCTCACCTGGGTCCGCTTGCCACCACCTCCATGACTTCCAACGAAGCCCCTGCCTCGCATCCGACGTGCTCAACGACACCTCGTCATCAACCTACTCTGCCGCATTCGTCGTCAAGCCCCTGCACCGTGCTCGATGGCGACATCTCCGTCTACGTCGACCGGACGCGTAGATTTTGCAGCTGATATGGGGCGAAGCTGATATCCACACCGCTACAGTTACCTAGTGATTTGAGCCTCCCGTTGACCAGACAGGGGACACATGCATGTATAGCTACCGTATCTGGCGTATAGTGCACTTTATGCGGTACTGTATTGGAGTGAAAAGATTCTCCCTGGTGGGCCCATCCTTATCTCCATGTACGCATCGTCCCCCTCCCCGGCGCGGATTCTCTACCTTGCTTGAAGCAAGTCAGAGGCAGCCCAGCCTCATCCAGATGTCGTTCGTTTCCCATCTAAgggatccctgcttccctctcctCTCTCAACCCTAATTAGCCAAGCTCAGATCATGTAAGAGCCCAGTTCGGGACAGAGTTGGAAAAACGGTGGTATTGGCCGAAAAGTCATTTTTGGATTATGTAAAATTTCAAAAATTATATTTATATGTTTAAAAAAATAATGTAACAAAATTCTAAAAGTAGCTAATGATGTATTCCACTAATGTATAAGATCTCAATTTCAAAAGTTTTGTTTTCTGAGctatacaaaaatgacaaaatctgatttCCTTTTGagatttgaatcactatactcAGATCCATACATTTATTATTCTTGTGCAGCTTAAAATACACATTATTTCCAGTTTAAAGTTTACACGATTGTGAGATACAATATTGGCTACATtatgatttattttcagattttctaAAACTTAGACATATTATTTACAATTACTTTTTAAAATATGATGTACATgtcgatgttcaccattgaagctacataatctctcatgatgatcggacatggtgtagtggatttggttcgtgtaatcactaaaacaatgtgagggatgttgttttgagtgcgaGTTCGCATAGTAATTTCAATTAACTAGAACTCAatatatcatgaacatagtcttggTTGAATTTGCGTAAATCGTTGTAGTAATGGCATCCATTAGACTACCTGTGCACTAGGCTTGTTAGTTGAGATTGAAAAACTGTAAAACTGATAATCACATTACAGACCGGTATCGAGTTGTGAAAGGAAAGTCTAGAAAAGATAAAAGTTATATTGCAAACTTTCGCATACTTCAAATTGCATTACTAGTAACTCTGGTTGTCGTCTTGGTCCTGATGTTCAGTTCGCCGTCTTCAGGCCTCCGCCATGGTCCAAAGGCGAGCGAGGAGAGCTTGAAGGGCGTAGAAGGCCCCGAAGAGGAGGAGGCCGCCACCCTCGGTTTCTTCCGGATTTTATAGGAGGGAggaagaaagttttcaagaatCAGGAATTCCCATCAATCTCAACATGTCACTTTAGTTGAATCCAACTTactcgcggggggggggggggggggggggtggcccccGGACTCCATAGCTACGCCACTGCCCACTGGTATGAAGTATCATTTGACTGGACTCCAAATGATTTTAATATTACCTCGTTATTCTTGATGATTATTCACATTATATTTGGACTTTTCACAGTTTTCATCAATATTTTCTCACACACTTTCTTTTAGAAAAAAAGGGCACACCCCGTGGTTCCATTATCATGCAACCACAATTGTCACAGCTAGCTACATCCTCGTACATCTTCTCACACACTTTGATCTACTAATTCGGTTTATTCAATGTGACAACGTTCATGAATTTGTTAACACTCGCAATCGCACCTCCTTTCTCTTTTATGGCAtacttttttgttgttgttttcatgTCCACTCACAAACCGTCACGCACTATAGTATGCCAGAAAAGTTCTGCTTCAGTTCGGCTTACTCATATTGTTACAAATCTGAAGACTACATTGACACTCAAGCAACGAATTTAGCTTCTTTAATTCTTTGCGCCAGCCGGCCGCACCCACCTGTTAGTGATAGTGGGCAGCTATTTAACCTGGAGCTGTTCTGGTTGTAATAGCTTTTTGGAAGCCGGTGTGTATCCAGACGTCTCTCAGATTCCCCGACCTCATGCTTCTCTATCCAGATTTCTCTAAATCTCCCTCCTTCTTGGCGATTATCGGTTGTATTGGAAGAACTATTGGATTTGGGAGGTGTAGTAATCATAGTATAATCGGGGTTCTTAACAGTTGGGGATTGTTGAGTGTCCTCCGTACGATTATAagttttcatcctcctccttcACAGCGTGACACGTGTCCCCTAACCTCTTTCAATCCTGAGTTTGCATCCATAATGTACCaatgtagtaaaaaaaacatttTGTTTGGAGGAAAATCTATTTCCACCTAAAATCCCACATTTTCTTCCATAAGAACACCAATTGTAGCAAAAACCGGTTCACCCACGAAACACACAAATCTCGCTGGAGACCTCGTACAAAAAATACTATTGTAGCAAAAAAAAATCTCGCAAAAAACATCACGGAGATAAAAGAAAGAgtgctattgtagcaaaaccgACTTCACCGGAGATATTgtagaaaaaaaaaatttattGTAGCAACACCATCTAATGGTTGTAACAAAATAAATGTACATATGTTGTAAATCCATGGACACATGGTGCAAAACCGCGAAAAAGATCATAGAAAAAGCATTCTTGCCATCATGCATAACCAAAAAAACTAATGTAGCAAAAAATAAATATGAATATTATTAGGGTTTGATGGTAGCATCTGAGACCGGCAATAGGAGCATCGAGGATGGATCAACGTTATCCACCCTTTGCAGCAGCACCAGAGCACCACCACCGGCCAGTAGCAATCCAGGAAGCAACAGGTGTGATATCTTATTGGAAAAGTAGGCTATGCTAGAGGCGTAGTCGAATGGAAACGTTGTGCATGCAGGGGAGGTGGAGGTAGAGGGCCGGCGGCGGGAGAGGTTCCCGAGGGAGCAGTGTGGGAATTAGGGTTAATGATGATCTCGGCCATAATTTCCAAACTAgaaaaggattatgattttttttgcgaatagaaaAGGATTAAGATAGggtgattgatacgtccaaattgcatcactattttatatcataatttgctgttattcattgatatatttcatattgggacacaatacttatgttatttcatctattttgcatgtttcatgattatttggagatcgagcaccggagccaggattctgctggaaaaagcaccgtcaggatgcgatatttcggaagatcaactgtggaaggaagttttacca
It includes:
- the LOC127346528 gene encoding pentatricopeptide repeat-containing protein At4g38010-like; the encoded protein is MISAHARAGEPREALALFREMLEQQRARPDDAMFVAVLGACARLGALDAGRWVHAYMGRTGRNAVDGVVGNALLDIYAKCGAVEQAAEVFDAMARRDVYTYTSMISGLEDALELFADMRRAGVKPNKVTFLGVLSACCHAGFVEDGLRHLRAMSEVLGCSLIEINGVEHEFQAVPPNFSAMRQIC